In one window of uncultured Draconibacterium sp. DNA:
- a CDS encoding NAD(P)H-dependent glycerol-3-phosphate dehydrogenase has translation MNLKTDKVGIIGSGSWATALAKILLENVNEINWYFRKQSTIDTFKRNKHNPRYLHEVEFDTSKINFCDDINCIIEHSDILILAVPSAFLPSVLAGVEDLSGKYILSGVKGIVTDENLLVAEYLQKYFNVDHDMIGVLAGPCHAEEVAREKLSYLTVACTTEEKAMKFTQLIECDYIYTSASDDIWGTEYAAVLKNIIAIAAGIAHGQRFGDNFHAVLVSRAIQEIKRFVDQVHPINRDIKAPAYLGDLMVTAYSQFSRNRTFGSMIGKGYSVKAAQLELNMIAEGYYATKSIHEINQQYKVDMPICEAAYKILYDKIPPHKVFADLTPKLC, from the coding sequence ATGAATTTAAAAACAGATAAAGTTGGCATAATAGGGAGTGGTAGCTGGGCAACGGCTTTGGCGAAAATTCTTTTAGAAAACGTAAACGAGATTAACTGGTATTTTCGTAAGCAATCTACCATCGACACGTTTAAAAGAAATAAACACAACCCGCGTTATTTGCACGAAGTTGAGTTTGATACCTCAAAAATTAATTTCTGCGACGATATAAATTGCATCATTGAGCATTCCGACATACTTATTTTAGCCGTTCCTTCAGCATTCCTTCCTTCCGTATTGGCCGGTGTTGAAGATCTTTCGGGTAAATACATCTTATCGGGAGTTAAAGGAATTGTTACCGACGAAAACCTTTTGGTGGCTGAATATTTGCAAAAATATTTTAATGTCGATCATGATATGATTGGTGTTTTGGCCGGTCCGTGCCATGCCGAAGAAGTTGCGCGCGAAAAGCTTTCATACCTTACCGTGGCCTGCACCACCGAAGAAAAGGCGATGAAATTTACACAGCTTATTGAGTGCGATTATATTTACACTTCGGCCTCGGATGATATTTGGGGAACCGAATATGCCGCTGTACTGAAGAACATTATTGCCATTGCTGCCGGTATTGCACACGGGCAGCGATTTGGCGACAATTTTCATGCTGTGCTCGTTTCGCGGGCTATTCAGGAAATTAAACGTTTTGTTGACCAGGTGCATCCGATTAACCGCGACATAAAAGCACCAGCTTATCTGGGTGATCTTATGGTAACGGCTTACTCACAATTCAGCCGAAACCGAACTTTTGGATCAATGATAGGAAAAGGATATTCGGTAAAAGCTGCACAATTGGAGTTGAATATGATAGCAGAGGGGTATTATGCTACAAAATCTATTCATGAAATTAACCAGCAATACAAGGTTGATATGCCCATTTGCGAGGCTGCGTACAAAATACTTTACGACAAAATCCCACCTCATAAAGTTTTTGCTGATTTAACACCAAAACTGTGTTAA
- the pgi gene encoding glucose-6-phosphate isomerase yields the protein MLPKINPIETKAWQKLEEMYFEFEGTHMKDLFAADADRFEKYSLKFEDILLDFSKNIVNDEVKAALIELAEECGLKDAISAMFSGMKINATEDRAVLHVALRNRSNTPIVVDGEDVMPEVNAVLDQMKGFTEKVISGEWKGYTGKAITDIVNIGIGGSDLGPLMVTEALKPYKNHLKLHFVSNVDGTHIAETLKEVDPETTMFIVASKTFTTQETMTNANTAKDWFLESAKDLKNVAKHFVAVSTNAEAVSAFGIDTNNMFRFWNWVGGRYSLWSAIGLSIMLGIGYDNYIELLEGAHTMDKHFSETDFDKNIPVILALIGLWYNNFYGAESEAILPYDQYMHRFSAYFQQGNMESNGKYVDRNGEQVDYQTGPIIWGEPGTNGQHAFYQLIHQGTKLIPCDFIASAVNHNKVGDHHPKLLANFFAQTEAMMVGKTEEQVVAELKAAGKSEAEITELTPFKIFMGNIPTNSILVKQLTPRVLGSLIAMYEHKIFVQGIIWNIYSFDQWGVELGKQLANAILPELNNNEKVTGHDASTNGLINAWKEMR from the coding sequence ATGTTACCTAAAATTAATCCTATTGAAACCAAAGCCTGGCAAAAACTGGAAGAGATGTACTTCGAGTTTGAAGGCACTCATATGAAAGACCTGTTTGCAGCCGATGCTGACCGGTTTGAAAAGTACTCATTGAAATTTGAAGATATCCTTCTCGACTTCTCGAAAAACATTGTTAACGATGAGGTTAAAGCAGCTTTAATTGAGTTGGCTGAAGAGTGTGGTTTAAAAGATGCCATTTCGGCAATGTTTTCGGGCATGAAAATAAATGCTACCGAAGATCGTGCAGTACTTCATGTGGCTTTGCGCAACCGAAGCAATACACCAATTGTAGTTGACGGTGAAGATGTAATGCCTGAAGTAAATGCAGTACTCGATCAAATGAAAGGTTTTACCGAAAAAGTGATTTCGGGCGAGTGGAAAGGCTACACGGGGAAAGCGATTACTGACATTGTAAACATTGGTATCGGAGGATCGGATTTGGGTCCGTTAATGGTTACCGAGGCTTTAAAACCTTACAAAAACCATCTGAAACTGCACTTTGTATCTAATGTTGACGGAACGCATATTGCTGAAACCTTAAAAGAAGTTGATCCGGAAACAACTATGTTTATTGTGGCATCGAAAACATTCACCACGCAGGAAACCATGACCAATGCCAATACAGCAAAAGACTGGTTCCTGGAGTCGGCTAAAGATTTGAAGAACGTGGCCAAACACTTTGTAGCCGTTTCAACCAACGCAGAAGCAGTTTCCGCTTTTGGTATCGATACCAACAATATGTTCCGTTTTTGGAATTGGGTAGGTGGCCGTTATTCGTTGTGGTCGGCTATTGGTTTGAGTATTATGCTGGGCATTGGTTACGACAATTATATTGAGCTACTGGAAGGTGCGCACACCATGGACAAACATTTCAGCGAAACCGATTTTGATAAAAATATACCGGTAATTCTCGCACTGATCGGCCTGTGGTACAACAATTTCTACGGTGCCGAAAGTGAAGCGATTCTGCCTTACGACCAGTATATGCACCGTTTTTCTGCCTACTTCCAGCAAGGAAACATGGAAAGCAACGGTAAATATGTCGACCGTAATGGCGAGCAGGTGGATTATCAAACCGGACCGATTATTTGGGGAGAGCCCGGAACAAACGGTCAGCATGCATTTTATCAGCTGATTCACCAGGGAACAAAACTGATTCCCTGCGATTTTATCGCATCGGCAGTTAACCATAATAAAGTAGGCGATCATCATCCGAAATTACTGGCCAATTTCTTTGCACAAACCGAAGCAATGATGGTAGGAAAAACCGAAGAGCAGGTAGTTGCCGAATTAAAAGCTGCCGGCAAATCGGAAGCAGAAATTACAGAGCTAACGCCATTTAAAATATTCATGGGCAATATTCCAACCAACTCGATTTTGGTGAAACAATTAACACCACGCGTTTTGGGATCGTTGATTGCCATGTACGAACACAAAATATTTGTACAGGGAATTATCTGGAATATTTACAGTTTCGATCAGTGGGGAGTAGAGCTTGGTAAACAATTGGCCAACGCTATTCTGCCGGAACTGAACAACAACGAAAAAGTAACAGGCCACGATGCATCAACCAATGGTTTGATTAATGCCTGGAAAGAAATGAGATAA
- a CDS encoding DMT family transporter produces MKTAIFKGYLLAIVATIAFSNVYIFSKAALNEIHLTQFGIYWCGFGMLFSFLFALKNKKLGQLKVLDKKQRRILLLLGILEILTTTTFFISINIIPDPSVTSFIGNLFPVMVTLGGIVLLKEKFGWVEVIGASLALIGTFVISYSGGTSLKTLFIAGTGVVVINALFATTATLIVKVHVKNISPELFNLNRYTWLFAFSLIAFFIYSPEASIPSKAFANISIGSFLEFVAILTVYYSYQFIDASRSAVVQTLKGIFVLIGAYLVFHTFPLLHQFIGGMITVIGVLIMTLAQAGILKPKRQN; encoded by the coding sequence ATGAAAACAGCCATATTTAAAGGATATCTGCTGGCCATTGTTGCCACAATCGCTTTCTCAAACGTATATATTTTTAGTAAGGCAGCGTTAAACGAAATTCATTTAACACAATTTGGAATTTACTGGTGTGGTTTTGGCATGCTGTTTAGTTTCCTTTTTGCACTAAAAAACAAAAAGCTGGGTCAGCTAAAGGTTCTCGATAAAAAACAACGCCGTATACTTTTGCTATTGGGCATTCTCGAAATACTCACAACCACTACGTTTTTTATATCTATAAATATTATCCCCGATCCTTCAGTAACATCGTTTATCGGTAATCTTTTCCCGGTAATGGTTACATTGGGGGGTATTGTTCTGCTGAAAGAAAAGTTTGGGTGGGTAGAAGTTATTGGTGCTTCACTGGCACTTATTGGTACTTTTGTTATCAGTTATTCGGGCGGCACAAGTTTAAAAACGCTGTTTATTGCGGGTACCGGAGTGGTTGTAATTAACGCGCTTTTTGCCACCACCGCTACACTTATTGTAAAAGTGCATGTAAAAAATATTAGCCCTGAGCTGTTTAACCTAAACCGCTACACCTGGCTGTTTGCATTTTCGCTTATTGCGTTTTTTATCTACAGTCCTGAAGCCTCGATACCATCCAAGGCTTTTGCCAATATTTCAATCGGGTCTTTCCTCGAGTTCGTTGCCATTTTAACGGTGTATTATTCTTATCAATTTATCGATGCATCGCGCTCGGCAGTGGTACAAACGCTAAAAGGTATTTTTGTTTTAATAGGTGCCTACCTTGTTTTTCATACCTTTCCGTTGCTGCACCAGTTTATTGGCGGAATGATAACAGTTATTGGCGTACTGATAATGACACTGGCACAAGCCGGTATTTTAAAACCCAAACGCCAAAACTGA